The Apus apus isolate bApuApu2 chromosome 20, bApuApu2.pri.cur, whole genome shotgun sequence genome includes a region encoding these proteins:
- the LOC127392759 gene encoding F-box only protein 2-like isoform X1, with amino-acid sequence MESLPEAVLIRILASIPAVELVLACRLVCCHWKNLVDGAAVWILKCQQEGLAGAEAQNDTENWQNFYFLSKKRKNLIKNPCGEEDLQHWGEVENGGDGWKIEELPGDFGKEFPSEEVHKYFVTSYEWCRKAQVIDLRAEGYWEELMDTTQPKVVVKDWYAGRSDAGCLYELCVKLLSENEDVLAEYKSETISIPQDNDASWTEISHTFANYGPGVRFVRFEHGGQDTLFWKGWYGVRVTNSSVTVEP; translated from the exons ATGGAGTCACTCCCTGAAGCAGTCCTGATCAGAATCCTGGCTTCCATCCCTGCggtggagctggtgctggcgTGCCGCCTGGTCTGCTGCCACTGGAAGAACCTGGTCGATGGAGCTGCCGTTTGGATCCTGAAGTGTCAGCAGGAAGGccttgctggagcagaggcaCAGAATGACACAGAGAACTGGCAAAACTTCTACTTTCTGagtaagaaaaggaagaatctCATCAAGAACCCATGTGGTGAAG AAGACTtgcagcactggggagaggTAGAGAATGGAGGTGATGGCTGGAAAATCGAAGAGCTTCCTGGGGACTTTGGAAAAGAATTCCCTAGTGAAGAAGTCCATAAATACTTTGTTACATCTTATGA GTGGTGCCGAAAGGCTCAGGTCATTGACCTAAGGGCTGAGGGCTACTGGGAGGAGCTGATGGATACAACCCAGCCTAAAGTTGTGGTAAAAGACTG GTACGCAGGACGCAGTGACGCCGGCTGCCTCTATGAACTCTGTGTGAAGCTGCTGTCAGAGAATGAGGATGTTCTGGCTGAGTACAAAAGTGAGACTATTTCCATCCCACAGGATAATGATGCCAGCTGGACTGAG ATCTCCCACACCTTTGCCAACTACGGGCCTGGGGTCCGCTTTGTCCGCTTTGAGCACGGTGGCCAAGACACTCTGTTCTGGAAGGGCTGGTATGGTGTCCGTGTTACCAACAGCAGCGTGACAGTGGAGCCATAG